The following proteins come from a genomic window of Acidimicrobiales bacterium:
- a CDS encoding universal stress protein yields MTHGAGREPIRNILPCHDGPPEAGRALARAPEMARTPGTSVAVIRVAESIYKTPPFSGYAHPHEGGEHQHLLAEACRARADRGVTATPVERIGAAADVIVVSRDRGLLQRLLPGSVSGELVVEGPCDVLVVR; encoded by the coding sequence ATGACGCATGGCGCAGGGCGCGAACCGATCCGGAACATCCTCCCCTGCCACGACGGCCCGCCCGAAGCGGGGCGCGCGCTCGCCCGGGCACCGGAAATGGCTCGTACGCCGGGGACGAGTGTCGCCGTCATCAGGGTCGCCGAGTCGATCTACAAGACGCCGCCGTTCAGCGGCTACGCGCATCCTCACGAAGGGGGCGAGCACCAGCACCTCCTTGCGGAAGCATGCCGCGCGCGCGCAGACCGCGGCGTCACCGCGACCCCGGTCGAGCGCATCGGCGCCGCTGCCGACGTGATCGTCGTGAGCCGCGACCGCGGGCTCCTCCAGCGCCTCCTGCCCGGCTCGGTGAGCGGCGAACTCGTCGTCGAAGGCCCATGCGACGTACTCGTCGTCCGTTGA